In Spirochaetaceae bacterium, a single window of DNA contains:
- the gyrB gene encoding DNA topoisomerase (ATP-hydrolyzing) subunit B: MQQEYTAQHIQVLEGLEPVRKRPGMYVGSTGSDGLHQLVYEVVDNSIDEAMAGFATTIEIVIDAGNVVTVSDDGRGIPVDEHPTEKVSALEVVMTTLHAGGKFNNRSYAVSAGLHGVGVSVVNALARWCRVDVHKLGQVYQQAYRRGVPDAAVAVAGATDRTGTVTSFLADDEIFETIEYSFDRLTARLRELAFLNKGIRITLVDRRIEPHREHEFEFAGGVKQFIEYLNANKQPIHPQPLYFEGTRDNVGVEVSLAYNSGFSEQVFYYANNVNNREGGTHQMGFRSALTRTLNDFVKRLKLEKKLDENLSGDDVREGLTAVVSVKVPEPQFEGQTKAKLGNTEVRGIVESITGEELTHHFEENPPVIKAILDKAILAAKARLAARRARELTRRKSFLESTGLPGKLADCAEKDPSLCELYIVEGDSAGGSAKQGRDRQFQAILPLWGKMLNVEKTRIDRVLANEKLIPIITTLGTGVKDDLDLEKLRYHKVIIMADADVDGSHIRTLLLTFFYRYMTDLVKAGHVYLAMPPLFKLTAGRRVEYAYSDPEMEEVMKRLKEGRNQVGVQRYKGLGEMNPEQLWETTMDPSTRNIQQVLVPEESLSHRLEDVEDAFTTLMGEAVEPRRRFIEENALLATLDV, encoded by the coding sequence ATGCAGCAGGAGTATACCGCACAGCATATCCAGGTGCTGGAGGGCCTGGAACCGGTTCGCAAGCGTCCCGGCATGTATGTCGGCTCGACCGGCAGCGACGGCCTGCATCAACTGGTCTACGAAGTGGTCGACAACAGCATCGACGAAGCGATGGCGGGATTCGCGACCACCATCGAGATCGTCATCGATGCGGGCAACGTGGTAACGGTAAGCGACGACGGGCGCGGCATCCCGGTGGACGAGCATCCGACCGAAAAGGTGAGCGCGCTCGAGGTGGTAATGACCACGCTGCACGCCGGCGGAAAGTTCAACAACCGTTCCTACGCGGTTTCCGCGGGGCTGCACGGCGTCGGGGTTTCGGTGGTGAACGCGCTCGCGCGCTGGTGCCGGGTGGACGTGCACAAGCTCGGCCAGGTCTACCAGCAGGCCTACCGGCGCGGCGTGCCGGACGCCGCGGTGGCGGTGGCCGGCGCCACCGACCGGACCGGCACCGTGACTTCGTTCCTGGCGGACGACGAGATTTTCGAAACCATCGAGTACTCGTTCGACCGGCTCACCGCGCGCCTGCGCGAGCTGGCGTTCCTGAACAAGGGCATCCGCATCACCCTGGTCGACCGGCGCATCGAGCCGCACCGCGAGCACGAGTTCGAGTTCGCCGGCGGCGTGAAGCAGTTCATCGAGTACCTGAACGCCAACAAGCAGCCGATTCACCCGCAGCCGCTGTACTTCGAGGGTACCCGCGACAACGTCGGCGTGGAGGTGTCGCTGGCCTACAACAGCGGCTTTTCTGAACAGGTGTTCTACTACGCCAACAACGTCAACAACCGGGAGGGCGGGACCCACCAGATGGGCTTTCGCTCGGCGCTGACCCGCACCCTCAACGACTTCGTGAAGCGGCTCAAGCTGGAGAAGAAGCTGGACGAGAACCTGTCCGGCGACGACGTGCGCGAGGGCCTGACGGCGGTGGTGTCGGTGAAGGTGCCGGAGCCGCAGTTCGAGGGCCAGACCAAGGCCAAGCTCGGCAACACCGAGGTGCGCGGCATCGTGGAGTCGATCACGGGCGAAGAACTCACCCACCACTTCGAGGAAAATCCGCCGGTGATCAAGGCGATCCTGGACAAGGCGATCCTGGCGGCCAAGGCGCGACTGGCAGCGCGGCGGGCGCGCGAACTGACGCGCCGCAAGAGTTTCCTGGAGAGCACCGGGCTGCCGGGCAAGCTGGCCGACTGCGCGGAGAAGGATCCGTCGCTGTGCGAGCTGTACATCGTGGAGGGCGACTCGGCGGGCGGCAGCGCCAAGCAGGGCCGCGACCGCCAGTTCCAGGCCATCCTGCCGCTGTGGGGCAAGATGCTGAACGTGGAGAAGACGCGCATCGACCGGGTGCTCGCCAACGAGAAGCTGATCCCGATCATCACCACCCTCGGTACCGGCGTGAAGGACGACCTCGACCTGGAAAAGCTGCGCTACCACAAGGTGATCATCATGGCGGACGCCGACGTCGACGGCTCCCACATCCGCACGCTGCTGCTGACCTTCTTCTACCGGTACATGACCGACCTGGTGAAGGCGGGCCACGTCTACCTGGCGATGCCGCCGCTGTTCAAGCTCACCGCCGGCCGACGCGTTGAGTACGCCTACAGCGACCCGGAGATGGAGGAGGTGATGAAGCGCCTCAAGGAGGGCCGCAACCAGGTCGGCGTGCAGCGCTACAAGGGGCTGGGCGAGATGAACCCGGAGCAGCTCTGGGAGACCACCATGGACCCGAGCACGCGCAACATCCAGCAGGTGCTGGTGCCGGAGGAGTCGTTGTCGCACCGGCTCGAAGACGTGGAGGACGCGTTCACCACGCTGATGGGAGAGGCGGTGGAGCCGCGGCGCCGGTTCATTGAGGAGAACGCGCTGCTGGCCACGCTGGACGTATAA
- a CDS encoding protein jag — MAEREFEGRTEEEAIDKAIEALGLAEDEIDVEVVDEQRPGFLKGGKVRIRVHLADDEPDAAELQPENAFEEQLVAFVGELLERANMPADVRIDQREEGRLTLDILADDPAIVIGKYGATLEALQLISNIHAGRINEGDPVRVILDTEDYRYRREQSLLRMANRVAQEVRRTGRPRLLAPLNPFERRLIHTALGDMAGVATESEGDGLYKQIRVSSTD, encoded by the coding sequence ATGGCGGAACGGGAATTCGAGGGACGCACCGAAGAGGAAGCGATCGACAAGGCGATCGAGGCGCTCGGTCTTGCCGAGGACGAGATCGACGTCGAAGTGGTTGACGAGCAGCGCCCCGGTTTCCTCAAGGGGGGCAAGGTCCGCATTCGCGTGCACCTGGCCGATGACGAGCCGGACGCCGCCGAGCTGCAGCCGGAGAACGCGTTCGAGGAGCAGCTCGTGGCGTTCGTCGGCGAGTTGCTCGAGCGGGCCAACATGCCGGCTGACGTGCGCATCGACCAGCGCGAGGAAGGGCGCCTGACGCTCGACATTCTGGCCGACGATCCGGCCATCGTGATCGGCAAGTATGGCGCCACGCTGGAGGCCCTGCAACTGATCAGCAACATCCACGCCGGGCGCATAAACGAGGGCGACCCGGTGCGCGTCATTCTGGACACCGAGGACTACCGCTATCGCCGTGAACAGAGCCTGTTGCGCATGGCAAACCGCGTCGCCCAGGAGGTGCGCCGCACCGGCAGGCCGCGCCTGCTCGCGCCGCTGAACCCGTTCGAAAGGCGGCTGATTCATACCGCCCTTGGCGACATGGCCGGGGTCGCCACCGAGAGCGAAGGCGACGGCCTGTACAAGCAGATTCGGGTATCTTCCACCGACTGA
- a CDS encoding AAA family ATPase, whose amino-acid sequence MARARRIVFANQKGGVGKTTTAVNLGAALAVAGKRVLLVDFDPQANSSTSLGCDGELGGAYEMITGELAPEEVIRRTAVPGYEVVPSSINLAGAAVELVNLERREFYLSDALDAVDSAYDFLFIDCPPSLGILTINGLTAASQVIIPLQCEYFALEGLSELLKTIKRVQGTLNPALTVGGILFTMFDVRTRLSQEVVREVTGFFRHQVFRTIIPRNVRLGEAPSYSQPIQLYDPKCIGARSYNELAREVAQHV is encoded by the coding sequence ATGGCACGGGCACGACGAATCGTCTTTGCGAATCAGAAGGGCGGCGTAGGAAAAACGACAACCGCCGTGAATCTCGGCGCCGCACTGGCGGTGGCGGGGAAGCGGGTGTTGCTCGTGGACTTCGATCCACAGGCCAATTCGTCGACCAGCCTCGGTTGCGACGGCGAACTGGGCGGCGCCTATGAAATGATCACCGGTGAGCTTGCACCGGAGGAGGTAATCCGGCGCACCGCGGTACCGGGATACGAGGTGGTGCCGTCGAGCATCAACCTGGCGGGAGCCGCGGTCGAGCTGGTCAACCTGGAGCGGCGCGAATTCTACCTGAGTGACGCCCTCGACGCCGTCGACAGCGCCTACGACTTCCTGTTCATCGACTGTCCGCCGTCGCTCGGGATCCTGACGATCAATGGCCTGACGGCGGCGTCGCAAGTCATCATTCCGCTGCAGTGCGAGTATTTTGCCCTGGAGGGGCTGAGCGAGCTGCTGAAGACGATCAAGAGAGTGCAGGGTACCCTGAACCCGGCCCTGACGGTGGGCGGGATTCTGTTCACGATGTTTGACGTCCGCACCCGGCTGTCGCAGGAGGTGGTGCGGGAGGTCACCGGGTTCTTCCGCCACCAGGTGTTCCGGACCATCATCCCGCGCAACGTCCGCCTGGGGGAAGCGCCATCCTATTCGCAGCCGATCCAGCTCTACGATCCCAAGTGCATCGGTGCGCGCAGCTACAACGAACTCGCCCGTGAGGTGGCCCAGCATGTCTAA
- a CDS encoding LytTR family DNA-binding domain-containing protein, with protein MNSKDAASGMRFAHREMLKPEVALLVVGIIAYFLLQSAVSGSTYADAAMGWGQRLGYSGLVALLQSPISYACCVLTLYVVRDQRPLVTALALLAMVLVLGATCTAIVLAVFEAVPGAPARNLRLDRIYGACVFYLLSATSLVYYVLWVRLNRRTGAEEAEGAAAAHVAEVPEEGPRTITTPHSGRPSPTAEVPATVSEDSGRHAVVKESRFFDRLPDELGRDIIYLSAAAHYVDVVTAAGSASILLRFSDAVAELGDLGMRVHRSYWAAYAHVKRAVRRDGRTLLLLTDDHEVRVGRNYLAEVRAAVPKAWVRARRRRTTETRPDAEASLHD; from the coding sequence TTGAACAGCAAGGATGCGGCGAGCGGCATGCGGTTTGCGCATCGTGAAATGCTCAAGCCGGAGGTCGCCTTGCTGGTGGTCGGAATCATCGCCTACTTCCTGCTGCAGAGTGCGGTGTCTGGTTCCACCTACGCCGACGCCGCCATGGGATGGGGGCAGCGGCTCGGTTACAGCGGTCTGGTAGCGTTGCTGCAATCCCCGATCAGCTACGCATGCTGCGTTCTCACGCTCTACGTCGTGCGCGATCAGCGGCCTCTGGTTACGGCACTTGCCTTGCTGGCCATGGTGCTGGTCCTCGGGGCAACGTGCACGGCTATTGTGCTGGCGGTGTTCGAAGCAGTTCCGGGCGCCCCGGCACGGAACCTGCGGCTGGACAGGATATATGGCGCCTGCGTCTTCTACCTGCTCTCGGCAACGTCCCTGGTGTACTACGTGCTGTGGGTACGGCTCAACCGCCGCACCGGGGCGGAGGAAGCGGAGGGAGCGGCAGCGGCGCATGTCGCGGAAGTGCCCGAAGAGGGGCCGCGCACGATCACCACGCCCCACTCCGGGCGCCCTTCGCCTACTGCGGAGGTCCCGGCGACGGTTTCGGAAGATTCCGGCCGGCACGCTGTGGTGAAGGAGTCGAGATTCTTCGATCGGCTGCCGGACGAGTTGGGACGCGACATCATCTACCTTTCCGCGGCTGCACACTACGTGGACGTGGTCACCGCCGCCGGCAGTGCCTCCATCCTGTTGCGCTTTTCCGATGCGGTGGCCGAGCTCGGCGATCTGGGCATGCGCGTGCATCGCTCCTACTGGGCCGCATACGCCCACGTCAAGCGGGCGGTTCGGCGTGACGGACGGACGTTGCTGCTCCTGACGGACGACCACGAAGTGCGCGTCGGGCGAAATTACCTGGCCGAGGTGCGGGCGGCCGTGCCGAAGGCGTGGGTCCGCGCCAGGCGGCGCAGGACTACCGAGACGCGGCCGGACGCGGAGGCGTCGCTTCACGACTGA
- the gyrA gene encoding DNA gyrase subunit A — protein MAELTGKVIERPIETEVRESYLTYAMSVIVSRALPDARDGLKPVHRRLLYAMNDMGLLPNRPYRKTARLVGDVLGKYHPHGDQALYDALVRLAQDFSMRYPMVDGQGNFGSVDGDPPAAMRYTEARLAPVSEAMLRDIEKDTVDFGPNYDDSLTEPAVLPAAFPYLLANGASGIAVGMATNIPPHNLVEVTGATLALIADPRLSDRDLLKHVRGPDFPTGGIIFGRKGIEDAYTTGKGKVVVRARWALEPISGGREAIIVSELPYQVNKANLIVRIAGLVKDKRLEGISDLRDESDRRGMRIVIEIKRGIDPMIVLNRLFSLTPLQDSFHVNALALVGGKPQVLTLRDMVWEFIQHRRKVVIRRARFDLKKAEQRAHILEGVKIALDNIDEVVRIIRASRTVEIARGGLRERFELSVAQAQAILDMRLQRLTSLETRKVEEELAQVRKLIGELRELLASEQRILDVVKKETQEIARRYGDDRRTEIVETEVGDFNYEDLIEEEDMVVVISNRGIIKRIPSSSYRRQIRGGKGAGSRLRGTDFITQIFIGSTHDYVLFITNAGRGYWLKVHELPERTRQAAGQDIRALLQMEDEEDVTAIVSLSKFSREDYLFMATERGVVKKVRTSEFSNARRRGVIAINLDPEENGDGPGDHLVAAMLTDGKRDVVLMAESGKGLRFSESEVRPMGRATRGVRGMRLQAGDRIVGAAANDEHRRLFIISERGYGKYMAFGELTPHRRATMGQFCYRRQEKSGPVVHMIGTYPDDDLVCVTTQGQAVKLAQEDVRETGRAAAVGVRIVRLGEDDTVVGVARVAKEE, from the coding sequence GTGGCTGAACTGACCGGGAAGGTCATCGAGCGGCCCATCGAGACGGAGGTACGCGAGTCGTACCTGACTTACGCCATGAGCGTAATCGTGAGCCGGGCGCTGCCCGATGCGCGCGACGGCCTGAAGCCGGTACACCGGCGCCTGCTGTACGCCATGAACGACATGGGCCTGCTGCCGAACCGCCCCTACCGCAAGACCGCGCGGCTGGTGGGCGACGTGCTCGGCAAGTACCACCCGCACGGCGACCAGGCGTTGTACGACGCCCTGGTGCGGCTGGCGCAGGACTTTTCCATGCGCTACCCGATGGTGGACGGACAGGGCAACTTCGGCTCGGTGGACGGCGACCCGCCGGCGGCCATGCGCTACACGGAGGCGCGGCTGGCGCCGGTGTCGGAGGCGATGCTGCGCGACATCGAAAAGGACACCGTTGACTTCGGTCCCAACTACGACGATTCGCTCACCGAGCCGGCCGTGCTGCCGGCGGCGTTCCCGTACCTGCTCGCCAACGGCGCGAGCGGCATCGCGGTCGGCATGGCTACCAACATTCCGCCGCACAACCTGGTCGAGGTGACGGGCGCCACGCTGGCGCTGATCGCCGATCCCCGGCTCAGCGACCGCGACCTGCTCAAGCACGTCCGGGGGCCGGACTTCCCGACTGGCGGTATTATATTTGGCCGTAAGGGAATAGAGGACGCTTACACGACCGGCAAGGGCAAGGTCGTGGTGCGAGCGCGGTGGGCGCTCGAGCCGATCAGCGGCGGCCGCGAGGCGATCATCGTCAGCGAGTTGCCCTACCAGGTGAACAAGGCGAACCTGATCGTGCGCATCGCCGGCCTGGTCAAGGACAAGCGCCTGGAAGGGATCTCCGACTTGCGCGACGAGTCGGACCGGCGCGGGATGCGCATCGTGATCGAGATCAAGCGCGGCATCGATCCCATGATCGTCCTCAACCGGTTGTTCAGCCTGACCCCGCTGCAGGATTCGTTCCACGTCAACGCGCTCGCGCTGGTCGGCGGCAAGCCGCAGGTGCTGACGCTGCGCGACATGGTGTGGGAGTTCATTCAGCATCGCCGCAAGGTAGTGATCCGCCGCGCCCGCTTCGACCTGAAGAAGGCCGAGCAGCGCGCCCATATCCTGGAGGGCGTGAAAATCGCCCTCGACAACATCGACGAGGTGGTGCGCATCATCCGTGCCAGCCGCACGGTGGAGATTGCGCGCGGCGGATTGCGCGAGCGCTTCGAGCTGTCGGTGGCGCAGGCGCAGGCGATCCTGGACATGCGCCTGCAGCGGCTCACCAGCCTGGAGACGCGCAAGGTGGAGGAGGAGCTCGCGCAGGTGCGCAAGCTGATCGGCGAGCTGCGCGAGCTGCTGGCCAGCGAGCAGAGAATCCTGGACGTGGTGAAGAAGGAGACGCAGGAGATCGCCCGGCGCTACGGCGACGACCGCCGCACCGAGATCGTCGAAACCGAGGTCGGGGACTTCAACTACGAGGACCTGATCGAGGAGGAGGACATGGTGGTGGTGATCTCCAACCGCGGCATCATCAAGCGCATCCCGTCGTCCAGCTACCGGCGTCAGATACGCGGTGGCAAGGGCGCCGGCAGCCGGTTGCGCGGCACCGACTTCATCACCCAGATCTTTATCGGCTCCACGCACGACTACGTCCTGTTCATTACCAATGCCGGCCGCGGCTACTGGCTCAAGGTGCACGAGCTGCCGGAGCGCACGCGCCAGGCGGCGGGCCAGGACATACGCGCGCTGCTGCAGATGGAGGACGAGGAAGATGTCACCGCCATCGTTTCGCTGAGCAAGTTCTCGCGCGAGGATTACCTGTTCATGGCCACCGAGCGGGGGGTGGTGAAGAAGGTGCGCACGAGCGAGTTCAGCAACGCCCGGCGGCGCGGGGTGATTGCCATCAACCTCGATCCCGAGGAAAACGGTGACGGCCCCGGCGATCACCTGGTGGCGGCGATGCTGACCGACGGCAAGCGCGACGTGGTGCTGATGGCGGAGTCCGGCAAGGGGCTGCGTTTTTCGGAGTCGGAGGTGCGGCCGATGGGGCGCGCCACGCGCGGGGTGCGCGGCATGCGCTTGCAGGCCGGCGACCGGATCGTGGGCGCGGCGGCCAACGACGAGCACCGGCGCTTATTCATCATCAGCGAGCGCGGCTACGGCAAGTACATGGCATTCGGAGAGCTGACCCCGCACCGGCGCGCCACCATGGGCCAGTTCTGCTACCGGCGGCAGGAAAAGAGCGGCCCGGTGGTGCACATGATCGGCACCTATCCCGACGATGACCTGGTGTGCGTCACCACGCAGGGGCAGGCGGTGAAGCTGGCGCAGGAGGACGTGCGGGAGACCGGGCGCGCGGCCGCGGTCGGCGTGCGCATCGTGCGTCTCGGCGAAGACGACACGGTAGTCGGCGTCGCGCGCGTCGCCAAGGAGGAGTGA
- a CDS encoding ParB/RepB/Spo0J family partition protein: protein MGDQADLPLAGGVAEIALDEIDTTGDQPRVRFEEAALAELTQSIAAHGVLQPIMVEPVGRRYRIIAGERRFRAAQRAGLQRIPAAIRASDADDRLTLALVENIQREDLTPLEEANAYRRIIDLTGVSHEDLAVRVGKHRSTIANSLRLLALPEEMRTALSDGVMTAGHARAVLMIPDPAERQRLFKRIAQYSVREAEAYAARVRERLDSAGAGREAESGSQTGTRPAQGTDPYLRDLQQRLIDALGTRVKVTGTVRHGKIEVTFFNMDDLERIDRHITGRSPD from the coding sequence ATGGGCGACCAGGCCGACCTTCCATTGGCCGGCGGCGTTGCCGAGATCGCCCTCGACGAGATCGACACCACCGGCGATCAGCCGCGGGTCAGATTCGAGGAGGCCGCGCTCGCGGAGTTGACCCAATCGATCGCTGCGCACGGCGTGCTGCAGCCGATCATGGTGGAACCGGTAGGCCGGCGCTACCGCATCATCGCCGGAGAGCGGCGGTTTCGTGCCGCCCAGCGCGCCGGCCTGCAGAGGATACCGGCGGCAATACGTGCATCCGACGCAGACGACCGGCTTACCCTGGCGCTGGTCGAGAACATCCAGCGCGAGGACCTTACGCCCCTCGAGGAGGCGAACGCCTACCGCCGCATCATCGACCTCACCGGCGTCAGCCACGAGGACCTCGCCGTGCGCGTAGGCAAGCATCGCTCGACCATCGCCAACAGCCTGCGGCTGCTCGCGCTCCCGGAGGAGATGCGCACCGCGCTCTCCGACGGCGTGATGACCGCCGGCCACGCGCGCGCCGTACTGATGATCCCCGATCCAGCCGAGCGCCAGCGGCTGTTCAAGCGCATCGCGCAGTATTCGGTACGCGAAGCCGAGGCGTACGCGGCGCGCGTGCGGGAGCGGCTCGACTCCGCCGGGGCAGGCCGCGAGGCGGAGTCCGGCAGCCAGACCGGCACCCGCCCGGCGCAGGGCACCGACCCGTATCTGCGTGACTTGCAGCAACGCCTGATCGACGCCCTCGGCACCCGCGTGAAGGTCACCGGTACCGTGCGGCACGGCAAGATCGAGGTCACGTTCTTCAACATGGACGACCTTGAGCGCATCGACCGGCACATTACCGGCCGCTCGCCCGACTGA
- the yidC gene encoding membrane protein insertase YidC yields MDRRTLIAVGLSVVVIVGSLLVQTFLFPAPDGALGLGAPTAARAPAAGEDAAAASAGPDVFAPVASAVAAAGEDSAVGARLIVKETDLFSLAFTTAGGDLTSIRLKQHHDVDGTEVELVLRPEQHRLFTVAFGGFRTEPVDATFSFQEVDQYTWRFTRDFEAEDGVPFTLAKTYTFPPNSYLFEIEIDIENSANALPALNFQGSSYTLGIGPQIGPEYETLDGRNEFRNFRNYVDGKARNQRMRREAVLAEAKRVNWTAIAGKYFAIIAVPDATLYTITYDKRKDPELGERTALFFSRPLITSSRNSDTFRFYAGPLKREILNRYNNAAADPFAIGNYHFEEAARTNPIIGWLANILRFFLDFFYRLIPNYGVAIILLTVLIKILFFPLTQKSFESTSKMSMLGPKIEEIKKKYQGKPEKLNQEMMALYRKEGVNPVGGCLPLLLQMPIFFALFELLNNAFDLRGAPFISPWIGDLSAPESFLPFGFTLPLLNWDELRILPFVMLGTTLLQSRISQNPSAMQPQMKMMMYAMPIFFFFILYSMPSGLVIYWTMQNVLSIAQQLYINDRRRRAGPDAGTPGKGRGPRGKSR; encoded by the coding sequence GCTCGGGTTGGGGGCGCCCACGGCCGCGCGGGCACCCGCCGCCGGCGAGGACGCCGCGGCCGCCAGTGCCGGTCCTGACGTGTTCGCGCCGGTTGCCAGCGCGGTGGCCGCGGCCGGCGAAGACTCGGCGGTCGGCGCGCGGCTGATCGTCAAGGAAACCGACCTGTTCTCGCTGGCCTTTACCACCGCCGGCGGCGACCTCACTTCGATCAGGCTGAAGCAGCACCACGACGTCGACGGCACCGAGGTGGAGCTGGTGCTGCGGCCCGAGCAGCATCGCCTGTTTACCGTGGCGTTCGGCGGCTTTCGCACCGAGCCGGTGGACGCCACCTTTTCGTTCCAGGAAGTGGACCAGTATACGTGGCGCTTCACGCGCGACTTCGAGGCCGAGGACGGCGTGCCGTTTACGCTTGCCAAGACGTACACGTTTCCGCCCAATTCGTACCTGTTCGAGATCGAGATCGACATCGAAAACTCGGCCAACGCGCTGCCCGCGCTGAACTTCCAGGGCAGTTCCTACACGCTCGGCATCGGCCCGCAGATCGGCCCCGAGTACGAGACGCTGGACGGCCGCAACGAGTTCCGCAACTTCCGCAACTACGTGGACGGCAAGGCGCGCAACCAGCGGATGCGGCGGGAAGCGGTGCTGGCCGAAGCCAAGCGCGTCAACTGGACCGCGATCGCTGGCAAGTACTTCGCCATCATCGCGGTGCCCGACGCCACCCTGTACACGATCACCTACGACAAGCGCAAGGATCCGGAGTTGGGCGAACGCACCGCCCTGTTCTTCAGCCGCCCGCTGATCACCAGTTCCCGCAACAGCGACACGTTCCGGTTCTACGCCGGTCCGCTGAAGCGGGAGATCCTGAACCGTTACAACAACGCGGCGGCCGATCCGTTCGCGATCGGCAACTACCACTTCGAGGAGGCGGCGCGCACCAATCCGATCATCGGCTGGCTGGCCAATATCCTGCGTTTCTTCCTGGACTTCTTCTACCGCCTCATTCCCAACTACGGCGTGGCCATCATTCTGCTCACCGTACTGATCAAGATTCTGTTCTTTCCACTCACCCAGAAGAGCTTCGAGTCGACCAGCAAGATGAGCATGCTCGGCCCGAAAATCGAAGAGATCAAGAAGAAGTACCAGGGCAAGCCGGAGAAGCTGAACCAGGAGATGATGGCGCTGTACCGCAAGGAAGGCGTGAACCCGGTTGGCGGCTGTCTCCCGCTGCTGCTGCAGATGCCGATATTCTTCGCCCTGTTCGAACTGCTCAACAACGCGTTCGACCTGCGCGGGGCGCCGTTCATCTCACCGTGGATCGGCGACCTGTCGGCGCCGGAGAGCTTTTTGCCGTTCGGGTTCACGCTGCCGCTGCTGAACTGGGACGAGTTGCGCATTCTGCCGTTCGTCATGCTCGGCACCACGTTGCTGCAGTCGCGCATCTCGCAGAATCCGAGCGCCATGCAGCCGCAGATGAAGATGATGATGTACGCGATGCCGATATTCTTCTTCTTCATCCTGTACAGCATGCCGTCCGGGTTGGTGATCTACTGGACGATGCAGAACGTGCTGTCCATTGCTCAGCAGCTGTACATCAATGACCGCCGGCGGCGCGCCGGACCGGACGCCGGCACGCCGGGCAAGGGCCGCGGTCCGCGCGGCAAGTCGCGTTAG